The genomic stretch GGAAAGTGCAGCCACATCTGGGTAGGCACGGCCACTGGCATTGAAGTAACTGGATGGTGGCAGGTGGGGGCTAGAGCTCAGGAACTTGGTTACAGCTTCCTCCTGAAAGGCATTTTTGAGTGAGTATTGGCATGTGGCCTGCCCAGCAGTCAGCTGAGCTGAGGATCCCCCATCCTCACTCTTACCCTGCATCCATCCACACAAACACATGTACCTGGTATGAAGGCCGTGGGAACACATTGCTGAAGCCACCACCACTGATATAGTCAACAATTTCCTTTGTGATGAGGAAAGGTTCCTGGAAGGATGTGCCTCCCACTGTGGTGACATAGGGGCTGAGGGGAGAAGACAGCATTCAGATAGTAGGGGACCCAAGGGGACCTCCAAGATATGTGGGGAGGGTGAGTATAGCCCAGGTCTTGCTGGAGGAACCAGACTCTGTGGGGAAGCGTGTATATGGGATTGACTAAGAGATTTTGAGCCTTCAAGGCATGGCCCAAGGTGACTGTGCACACTTTTCTCTACAGAACACCCACCAAATCTTCCACTAAAATGCCTGGGGACTGAGGAAAAGGAACAATGGGAGCTGTATCCCACACAAGAGATTTGGGGCCTGGGACCTACAGGAAGAAGAGACAGGAGTACAGCAACCAAGGCAGGCAAAGCTTAAGGCTGAACCACAGGAGCACATGGTGGGGTCAAGACAAAGGTTCTACATCATGAGATCACAAGTGAAAGGTGGTGGTTATACCTGAGTGGTAGGCTAGAGTACTTACCTGGAGGCAGGGAAGGTAGGGCGGAACTGGTGTCTTCCAGAGACAGACCAACACCCGGCCCCACTGTCACCTGAGAGAGACCAAGTGTAGCATTCATATTAATTGGTTAGGGCTTAGTATGTGGGTTCAGATGTCAGAGAGGAAATTTACATGTCAGCTGTTACTGTAGGAGGTCAGAGTGTAGAGGTCAGGTCAGTGGTCCCTACTGGAAGGTCTGAGTTCAGATTATGAGTCAGAGACCAGGTTCAGGGATCACTGTGGAGTCAAAGCTCCCAGGTTGCAGAGGTGTAAGGTTGTCTAAGTTTAGGGTAGGAGGTCACCTGAGGCGAAGAGCAGGGTGAGACCCCGAGCAGCAGCCTTCATGAGCTCAGTGTTGACCCGCTGGATGTAGGCGCTGCTGAGGGAGTCCTCATCATCTCCATAGCTCACAGTATGCACATGTGGCAGGGCTGACTCGTTACTGagcagcatgagccactgcaggaAGGGCTCCTGTCCCTCATGCcggcctggatttttttttttttttgagggatgGGCACAAAGATAGTCACTGGGGGTTGTCAGGATCTCTCTCCAGCTTATAGCATTCCCTTGAGGGAGCAGGGATCAACACCCATctcccacccccttccccactGTCCAGTCCTCTTGGTAGTACCAGGGCTACTGTAGACCCAGGTGGAGATGTTGGCACCAGCACTCATCAGGTACTGCACATCTAGACTGGCCTCAATCCCGGCCCGGCCCCGGCCCTGTTGTCCAACCACACGGGCTACTGATGCCTGATGTGCAAAGTTGCCACCGAAGAGGCGCATGAACTGAGCCAGGTCTGAGTCATGGAAATACTGCTCCAGGAACTATGGAGGGAGTCAGAGCAGAGATCGTGGGTCCGAGGGTGAGTCCCAGGGTGGTAAGGAACTGAGGACACTGTGCGGAGGCTATGAGGACCCTGGGGCTCTTTGCTTGGCTCACCTGGGCACAGGCTTGGCTGTTATTGCTGGTGCCAGAGCCCACGTCTTGTGAGGTCAAGTTATATCGCTTACGGATCACAGAGGGGGTCACCCCCAGATGCAGGCCTACAGTCCCTGTCACCTGCGGCTCAGGACGTTGCCTCAGGGACGATGTTGGGGGAAAACGGTGCAGTCCCCCCACTGTAGGGAGAAGTCAGGCTTGAAGAGATCTTGTAGACTGTAATGCCCACCTTACAActcaccccacccccagtcccCAGTGGCATCTAAACTTCCTCAGCCCCTGGATCTGTGTGCCCCAACCCCCATTCACCCCATAGGTGTTACCAAAGTCCACATGGGGGGCCAAGGCCTGTGGAAGCTGGTAGGGATGTGGGGACCTTACAACATGGGTCTCTGTAGGTCCTCCCACATAGTGATGAAACTCAGCCCCAGGGAGCAGCAGCTCTGCTTGTCTAGAGGTCAGAGAACAGAGGTCAGAAAGCTCAAAACGGAACAGAAGAAGCTACCTCTGAGCATCACTGGGCAGTCAGTCACTGTCTCCCCATGCATTAGCTCCCACCCACAAGCCCCAGCAAGCTCTCAACTCCCTCCCATCCATCTCACTGATGGGATGACTGGTGCCTTCCATGGAGCAATCATTTCCTCTCACCGGATGCTCAGCCAGCAAGTCAGAAAGTCCTGTGTGATCACAGAATGGCACTTCTGGGCTCCGGCTGCCAAAAGCCATTTTTGCACTGTGTGGAGGGTCAGTGGGGATGGCCTCACCAGATCAGCCACATTCTCTAGGGTCAGGTATTTTCCTGCAGGGATTCAGAAGAGGCACTTGCCCTCATTCATTGCTTTCCCaaactcccctttttagaccTCAACTATGAGACATCAGGACTTCCCAAAGCCTGGAACAGGGTAAAGGAGGGCTGTGTGGGTATGTGTAGGGTGTACTTGGGGAGCAGAGGAAGAAAAGGCTGGAGAGACTTGAAATGCCATGGCCAAGAATATGGATTTACCCTAAAGGCCAGTAAGTTGCAAATGTCGCACCAGAGCATGTATTGCCACGATCATGAAAATGAATGAggttaatacatataaattttccattttaattttaagctTATGTCCAGTAAatgttttcaaatcttttggcACCAGTTATCCAGTTTAGCTCAAATTTGCATACTTGTCGATTTTAAGCTTAACACGATGGTGAGTCACTGTTTCCTGCCATGCACACTAGTGTCACACTGCCCCGTCCCCAGCCTCTGCAGTTCACACGCGCACACTCCCCCTGCTGTGAAGGGCTTTAACCAGGAGAAGGAACCAATCCATTTTGACTGTTGGAGAGACTGTTTTGAAGCAGAGTAGGGGAGTACAgtgaggggtggggtggagggaggagacTGCAGATCAGTTGGGGAGCTGGGCAGTAGTCCAGGAATGGGAATAAATAACTGAGTTGGTAGTAACAAAGGACAGCAAGAAGTAGACTAATCCAAAGGCTCTTTGGGAGTTAGAACTGGCAGCCTTAGTATGTGAACAAAAGAGGAAATTAGAATGGATTTGAGGGTAGGGGAAGGAACTTAAGTTGTACTAGATGCCTGGTATCTAGTAAGTAGCAGAGTCAGAATTTGAGTTCATATTTGATCATAAAGCCTGTATGCTGAACCACATCCCCTTTTAGGTTTCTAGCCTGAGGAACACAAGTGTCTTGGCAGGCCCTGACATGATCACCATGATCACATGATCCCATGCCCAACCCAGCCCTGTGTCCCTCCACTACATCCCACATCCTGTCCTCAGTCCCAAAAGGCACCGTATTGAGGAGAGCTGGGATCCGACACAGCCTGCACCAGCTCCAAGAGTCTTTCCACATTCTGCTGTCTCAAGGCAAAGGTGAGACTCAGTTCTTCCTCAGGGTCCGCACGGCCCAGGGACACCCAGCCTGGGGGCAGCCTGtagggtcaggggtcagggacatGGCTTTGGTTAGGGTGGAGATGGAAAATATTGGTCATGGAAGGTTCCAGATTAGGAGCTGAGACCTTGGGTAGGATCCTAGGAGCAGATACAGATCACATGAGGTGAATGATAGGGGGCTGAGCCTAGGAACCTAGAGATGAAGCTATGGAGTGCATACTAGGAGCTGGCATGGGGGTGAGAGAAGCTAGGACCAGGACAGTGGGAGGCAAAACAGGGTATGGGGAAGGGGACGGTCTGTGCTAAGTCAACTCACGTCCTCCGCTGGTCGGGCTCCGGGCTGTAACTGCATTTGCCAGAGAGGATGAGGGCAAAGAGCGCTAGGAGGCTGTAGGGGCAGCAGGTGGGTTTCAGTGGGAGCTACGTTGTCCTTGTGTTCCCACCCTCCCAATGTGTGCTCCCTCCAACGTGGTCCCTTTCTCCCGAGCCCTCTCAATTTCTCACCAGGCTTGGAGTCCCATTCTGCCCTTCCGCAGATCTGCTGTCATGTGACGGGTCACATGAGCTTTATATTCCACCACCACTACCCCTCCGCCTAGTAACTAGTGACGGTGCTGGCTCCTCCCTTGCATGGGTGGTCCTGAATGCTAGGCAAGGGTGGGGCCGCCACTCGGATTCTCCCCTCTGGCCAGTCAAGCACTGAGTAAGCCCAGGGCTCCCCACCTGCGTCCTGAGCCTGGTCCCCTTGGAATCACCACAAGTGAGTAGGCTCTAGAGACCCACAGACTGGGGTTTTTCCTAGCTGTATGACATCAGCAAAATAACCTCTCAGAGCCTAGGTTTCTGCATTTACAATATGGAGACTTATATAAAAGTGATCTGCCTCAAAAGATTGCagtgaaaaaatttttttccacttttatcCTTTATGTCCCCGTATTATCAATTTTGTGTTCATTTCAGGACTACATTTATGAATAGAGTAAAGCTTTTGCAAGATCAGGATCCTTTTATTCAAATCAGTTTCCAGTTTTAAGTAGCTTCCCAGGAGATCTACAATCACCTGGGGTCCTGTTTATTATGGGTTCCCAAGGTTTTCAAGGAAATCAACTTTGTTCCAAGGGCAATGGAGGAATCTTGCATCTTGTTTAGTGGGCTCAGGTGGATAAAATGGAAACAGACCTTTGCTTCTTCTAATGGTAACTCAAAGCCCACAAGGAGGTCTGAGTTTACTACTTTGAATTGGGGTCATTACAAGAGGATTTTCAATGAGAATTAAAACCCTGAGGATTCAATTCCCTtccagtcttccttttttttcccccaaaaatcCATATGGAAGATGGTGTCAGCAGTGTCATTTTAACTTCCAAAACCATTAATCCAATACTCACGTGAAATCCCTTGTTCTGACTTCAATACTTTTTAGATAGATCCCTCTACTCCTGCTGTTGTCCTACAGGCCACTGACATCCATTAACCTATAGATTATATCCCCACACTGAAGATTATGGCACTTCACCTTTCTGTCCATCCCAACTCCTGCGATCATTTGACCTAGATGATCAAAATATCTAGGTAAAAGACCCATTCAACACCCTAaccttccatttcttcatctcaTTAAACCCAATGAGCATTACCTTCACTTCACTTAAGCAAACCAGTCCCATGGCTACATTGGGCTTGCTATCTCTCAAAACTGCTCTACCTTTGAAATTATAATTATAGAATTCTTTCTTAGACTATTACCTTCTGTTTTTTCAAGCTATTGTTTTTCCTCACTCCTATTAACCTGACTTCCTCCTGTCCATTGATCCCTCCAGTTTCCCACTAAGCTTGGATCCTAGAGCTGTATTTACTAGCATCATGCTCAGAAACATTTCTCTTCGAccacaacttcttttttttttctaatttcctcaATCCCATGAACTTCTCAAACACTGGCCAATCGCCTTTCCCTCACAGCCTGGCTCCCCCAAAGAACAGTCAACACCAGTGGTTCCCAAATCCCTTTGTGTGACTGTGAAAATTTACACTGAGATGAAGCAAGGCAGCCACCTGCAGAGGGCCTGACATGACAAAGGCTCAACAAATTGAGCTCTTATTACAATGTGGATTTCTAGTGGCCCCAAGAACAAATAAACCACTTGACTGCTCTTGTACCCACCCCAACTTATTTTAAGAACTTCGGGCCCAGAGCTGGTCATCCCCAAGATCCCCTCTCCCACCCAACTAATCCCTCTCAAGGCTCTGCTGGCCTCTTCACCCATATTAGAAGGAAAAGATTAGCTGCAGAGAGAGGTGATCATCAGCCTCCGGCTAGGCTCCGGAGCTCCCAGTGCCATCCCCGCCCCACCACCCCTCTGTGCCTCCTGAGGTATCCACAGTACTCTGCCAGGTGTCTTCCAGTCATCCCtatagaacaaagctggagactgGATACAAATTGCAGTTTATTAAGGCTCCAGAGTGAGAATTGGCACTTGGttctgggcaggggcaggggtgtcAGTGGAACCCAAAGGAGCTGGGTCCAAACATGTTGGAGGGACCTCCTCCATCCCCTTACCCCCAATAAATAAAGTCTCAGCTCCATCTCAGGGTGCTGGTGCAGGGCAGGGAGCCCTCACTGAGGAGAACCCAGGGCTGCTACCTCCTTCATATTTCTCCCCACATTGGACCTGGTCACAGGTCAGTGACCAACAGGGCTTCTGTGGTCCTAGTGCTCTGAGGGGGCTGGGGAGTTCAGGGTGGAGAGCTGGGGCCTGGTGGCGGCCTCCCCGTAGCCAGTCATAGTCCGAGGCTGCCCAGGGCAGGCTCAGAGTGGGGCCTGCATTGGGGACACTGTGCGCATCCCAGGTCGgggcccagcctgggccacagctaGATGTGCAACTCCGTGTCATCAGGTGGCTCCAGGCCAGACTCTGCGCTGAGTGCCGAGGCTGAGGGACCCTGGGCCACCCCAAACGGTGAGACAACGGGTGAGCGAGCAGccagaggagacagagagggtGAGAAGCTGGGGGACATGGCAGCTGAGGACAGGGAGCCTTCATGGCTGATGGGGGAGCGGTGAGAAGCTGGTGGGAAGATGGCCCGGGCTGCAGCTGTGTTTGCTGGCTTGGGGGGCACAGACTTGGCTCCTGGGTGGGCCACGGCAGTGATGAGGGGTGGTGGGTCGATACGGGGAGCTGGGGGACATGGCCGAGCTTCATCCTTGAGCCGAGCAATCTCTGTGAAGACACTGGCCAGTGGTTGGAACTGAGGGCACCAGCTCAGCAGGTAGTCCCAGTTATAGCTGCCACGGAGCTCCTCCTCACCGGCCACAATGGCTGTCAGCGCACCTGCCACACATGGCTTGCCATCTGCTGGGAAGCCATAGTCCCCAGTGGGTGCAGGGCTCAGGCCACAGCCCCCCAGGAAGGCTGTGGCAGTAGCTGGGGGCCCCTCCTCTCGGTAGAGAGTGGCTCCTGCACCTGGCAGCAGCAGCCCTGCCTTTCGGCCCTTATACCAGGTGTCAGGGGCAGGTGGCTCGCAGGATGTGTCACTCAGTCCATCTGCATCCTGCTGGATGCCTGAGTCAGGGCCACGGGCAGCCAGAGAGGAGGCCACACTGGCCACACGGGGGAACTCATTGATCATGCGGATCTCATCatcctctgcagcctctgctgatCCTCGGCCACTTGAATGTGAAGGGTCCAAGGAGCCACCACGGGGGTAGGgtcctccagctcctggcccaCCATAGCTGGGAAGAGTCTGGTGATAGAGGTGCTCCGAGGGTGGTGGACTAGGTGGCTCCCGGCCCAGTTTCTGCAGTGAGCCACTGGCAAGGGGTGCCGTCTGTGACATTGGGCCAGGGGCTGCCTCAGCCTTGCGGCTACGGGCCCGAACAAGTCCTAGGACCAGGGCTGCCAGTGCAAGCACCACCACAACTCCCAAGGAGGCTGCCACGGCCCCTACTAATAGCAGGTTGAGGTCAGGTGCCAGGCCCAGTGCGGTGTGGGTGATATCCACGGTCACAGGCACTGTGGCACTCCGGGAACCAGGCAGAGGCCCCCGCGCTAtcacctccagcctcagctcccgTGGTGCTTCCCGCCGGGTCCGGCCCCCACCCCCAGAGGTGGCTGTTCCACTGCCTGGTGCCCGACTGTCCACCCGCAGGTACAGGGCACCTGTAGTCTGGTTAATACCAAAATAGGGGGAAGAGGTGGCAAGGGAATACAGAACCAGGCCATCGGCACCCCCATCCTCATCTGTGGCCTGCACATGACCCAAGCTGTGACCACGCCGGGCACCTTCTGGCACTTGGAAGTGGAAAGCTGGTGCCAGAAATACAGGGTCATACTCATCCTCTCCAGTCACCAGCACCGACACAGTGACAGAGGCTGAGAGATTCCCAGCATCGGCAGCACCCACCAGCAGCCGGAAGCTTTCTGTGTGCTCATAGTCAAAGGGCACTCGTGCACGCAACTCCCCTGTTGAGCTGTTCAGTGCAAATGCCTCACGGCCCTCAGGCCCTGGCCCAGCCTCCAACAGGCTGTAACGGAGCCTCCCAAAAGCCCCAGCATCCCCGTCGATTGCATGCAGAGTGGTCACGAGAGTGCCTGGAGGCTGATTCTCGGCCAGGCTGGTGCTGAGTAAGTTCAGTGGGAAGGCTGGGCCGTGATCATTCACATCCTGGACCTCAATTGTCACTGGTGCCAAAGCAAAGTGTGCACCAGCAGGGTCAGCAGCCTGTACTACAAGCTGATGTCGAGCCTGGGTCTCACAGTCCAGGGCATGGGCCAGTCGCAAGGTGCCTGAGCTCTCATCCAGTTCAAAGAGCCCTGATGGGTCACCTGAGCTGACAGTGAAACGCACGAGGCCATGAGGGCCAGGGTCAGCGTCAGAGGCCTCTACATGCAGCAGCTCAGCTCCAACAGGTGTGTCCTCAGGTACTGCCACACGGTAGGATGCTCGGGTAAAGACAGGTGGGTTGTCATTGACATCTAGTACAGTGACAGTGACTGGCACGACTGAGCTTTGGGGTGGCTGCCCACGGTCAGCTGCAGCCACTGTTAGATTGTACTGTGTCAGGCTTTCAAAGTCTAGAGGTTCAAGCAACACCAGGCAGCCCAGTGCCCGGGGGCCTGGTCCAGCActctccccagcctcagccagccTGGGTTCCAGCTGGAAGACTCGGCCCCAGTTGCCACTGATGATGCTGTAGTCCACAGCGGCATGGGTGCGGCTTCCATCAGCATCTGTAGCCTCCAGGGTGAGCAGAGTGGAGCCAGGGGGCAGGTCCTCAGTCACAGCCACATGGTAGTGTGGCAATGTGAAGCTCGGGGCGTGGTCGTTCTGGTCCTGCAGCTGCACATGCACTGTGGCTCGTGCTGCCCGGCCTGGAGCCCCGTGGTCTCGTGCTTCCAGCACCACATCCACTGCTCCTGACCCGTCATGGCCCAAGGCCACTGTTCCCACTATTGTGAACAGGGTCCCTGAGATGAGAACGGAAGGGAAAGAAATATATTCAGCAATGGCTGTGAGTGAACAGAAGAGTGACCCTTCAGGGTCTAGGAAATGGTTTTGGAAGTCAGACTCAGGGAATGGCCTATCTGCTGGGAGACAAGGGGATGGCCTCAAGGATTCACAGCTTAGGGAACAGCTTCTAGACATGCAGTCAACAAGGGGCTTATAATGAAGACAGAGGGGAGGAAATGTCCTCCCTGGGCCAGAGATCCAGGAGTTAAAGAGTTTGAGTAACAAATTCAAGGAATGAGGTCAGATTATAGCCCAACACAGTCAAAGGCAAGGGGCAGATCCTGGGAAAGACGCACCATTGTTGGGGTCAACACTGAAGCCACTGGCAGGGGAAGCCAGGTGGTAGGAGATGTGACCGTTGGCACCTGAGTCCCGATCAGTGGCAGAGACGGAGAGAATGGCACTGCCTGGTGGTGTGTGCTCAAGCAGCATTACCTGAAGTGTGAGGAGAAGTGCTTATGGCCAGGCTTCCCATTTGCCCTGCTGTCCATGCAGCCTGTTCTGGAGCTTGGTTCCTTGAGCCCTGCTTGGCGTCCATTCCAACTTGGAGCCCCTACTCCAAAGTATCCGAATGGGAAATGCCCACCTTCTCCCCTTTCTGGCTACAGCATGCAAAACCAGGATGTAGTTCACAGGACTTGGGACCTTCCCATTCCCACATCAGCTCCAACATCCAGCCCACCTCAGCAGCTGCCAGCTCTGATACTTCCCTCCAACAGGAACAACCCAGGCCCAGGTGTAGGTGGATCCAGGGGTGTCAATACCTGGTAGAGGCTCTGTGAGAAGGCAGGTGCATTGTCATTGACATCCTCCACAAGCACTGTGAGGTTGGCACGGCCCTCATGAGGCCCATCATGTGCCAGCAGCTGCAGCTGGTAGTGGTCACACTGCTCAAAGTCCAGGGGCCCGGTGAGGGAGACACGGCCTCCATAGCGGCCAACACTGAAGGGATCCTGGGGCCCAGACGGGCTTAGCACATACCATAGCACGGGTCCTGAGTCCACATCATTCCCTGTTACCTGTGCAATCTCTGAGCCCAATAACGCATCTGAAATACACGAGACAAGTGTGTTTGGCATGGACATAGCCCCACCTTGAGCTGCAGGGTGGAGAAAAGTGTCTCTCGACCACCCTTTATGCCACCCACTTTACCCAGCCTCACCTTCTGACACTCGGAGCTCCCAGGGTTGGGGGATGGTGGGGCGATTGTCATTGGTGTCGATGACCATCACCGTCAAGGTAGCTGAGCCCACCAGGGCTGGGCTCCCTCTGTCTGTGGCCATCAGTACCAACCTGGACACAAAGCACAATCATTGGGTGGGACATGGCAATAAGGGGGAACTCTGGGCAGGGCCAGGAGGACTCAGGACAGAGCTTAGGGCTGGGGAATTCAGGATGTGGCCAAGGGACCAAGATGAGTTCAAGGCAGGGCTTGAAACTGGACAGGCCCAAGATGGGGTCTTGGGTCCACAGGGCCAGGCCTCACCGTGTTTCAGCCCAGATCTCACGGTCCAGGATGGCTGTGGTAGTGATAGTGCCTGTGGTTGGGTCTACGTGGAACAATCCACGTGCTGGCTGGGATGCAGCCAGACTGTAGGAAATCTGTCCTCCAGAGCCTTGATCCAGGTCATCCGCCTCCACCTGGTGAGGGTAGGAGGCTGCTGCTGGGACTGGTCTGGCCACAGACAAGTCTGACTAGCCCTGCCCCCCCCATCTTTCCATCACACCCCACACCTGCAGCAGGGGCCCCTCCAAGGGCCGGGACTCAGGAAGGAAGGCCACATAATGGGGCCGCAGGAAACGGGGAGCATTGTCGTTGGCATCTTGCAGGGTCAGGGTCAGCACAGTGAAGGCAAAGGCTCCTCCACTCTCTGCCTGAAGCACCAGTCGCAGCCGTGGACTCACCTCGAAGTCCAGCCCCTCTGCTGAGCGAACTGTGATGGCACCTGGGGGAGGCAGAATGCATCAGTGACAGCCCCCTTTGCTTGCCCTGGAGCCTCCTTCTCTGAGACCCCTTACTCAAGGACAGCCCTTCACCCATCAAAGGCTCCTCTGATGCAAAGAACCTGCTTCCCCAGTAGCCTGTCCTGCACAGAACCCCTGCTTCTATTCCTTACCTGTACTAGGCTGGATGGAGAATGTCCCTTTCTCATTCCCACTGAGAATGCTGTAGGTGATGGGTCCATTTGTGCCTCCTGCATGGACGGCCCTGGGGGAGACAATAGGAGTCCCTGCAGAAAGAACGGTATTGTTGGACTGTGAGTGCGAGACTGGGAGAGTTTGGGGGACGTTTTCAAAGCACAACCCCAGCCCATTTGGGAGTTtgaatctggaagaaatggatggGGACCCACCTGGGGGCGCATTCTCACGAATTATAGCCTCACTGCTAGCCCGGGGAAAGCGGGGTCCACGCTCAGCTTCCCCCTGCAGTCCAACAATGATCACACCAGTGGCAGAGCGAGCTGGACGGCCAAGATCAGTGGCCACAACGAAGAGGACACGATCCCGGGGGCCTAGAGCTACAGGAGAGCGGGCCACACGGATTTCACCAGTGTAAGAGTCCACAGTAGTGCCAGGAGGTGGTGTGCCTGCCAGCCGGTACAGAATGGAAGCATTGGCACCAGCATCGCGATCTTCAGCTCTCAGTGTGGCCAGAGCCAGGGTTGGGGTACTGAAGCTGGGGCCTGGGCGGGGCAGGCGTAGGCGCAGAGGACTGGTGGGGAAGGTGGGTGCGTGGTCATTGACATCGCGCACCGTGATGGTGACAGACACTGTGGTGCTTAGGGGCCCAGCAGCTGCACCATCCACTGCACTCACAGAAAAGGTATAGCTGGGACACTGTTCTCTGTCCAAGGCTGTAGCTGTGCGCAGTTCTCCAGAGCTGGGCTCCAGCAGGAAGGCTCCTGCTGTACCGGCACCCAGATAGTAGGTCACATGGCCATTGGCTCCAGCATCAGGGTCATGAGCCTGTAGCTGCAGCAGCAGGGTCCCTGCAGGCACATCCTCCGGCACCTCCACCGAGTAGGCAGGCACAGGAAAGGCTGGAGCATGGTCATTGGCATCCAGCACTGTCACTGTCAAAAGCAGCGTGGCACTGAGAGCTGGGTGGCCTCCATCCCGGGCCTCTATCCTCAGCTGGAAAGCTGGCTCCACTTCTCTGTCTAGTGGCCGCATGGTGCCAAACTCTCCAGAAGTAAAGTCTAGGACAAAGGCTCCTGATGGGTCCCCATCTGCAGAGAAGGGCatgcacatataaatatacatgtgtcaCGGGGATGGGGGTGATTTACAGACAACAGGAGAGTGAGCATGTGCACAAAAGCAAGTGAACCTACGACAGAAacgaagaaaaacagagaaaaacagaaacgGAAAGTAACAGAAGATACTATAAAGCAGCTGGTATCATCTGTGTGTGGCCTGGGAAACCTGGGAGTCCCCCAAGTCCTTTTCATGTGCATAAGATCAAAATTATTTCATAGCACTA from Nomascus leucogenys isolate Asia chromosome 15, Asia_NLE_v1, whole genome shotgun sequence encodes the following:
- the TPP1 gene encoding tripeptidyl-peptidase 1 isoform X2 translates to MTADLRKGRMGLQACLLALFALILSGKCSYSPEPDQRRTLPPGWVSLGRADPEEELSLTFALRQQNVERLLELVQAVSDPSSPQYGKYLTLENVADLVRPSPLTLHTVQKWLLAAGAQKCHSVITQDFLTCWLSIRQAELLLPGAEFHHYVGGPTETHVVRSPHPYQLPQALAPHVDFVGGLHRFPPTSSLRQRPEPQVTGTVGLHLGVTPSVIRKRYNLTSQDVGSGTSNNSQACAQFLEQYFHDSDLAQFMRLFGGNFAHQASVARVVGQQGRGRAGIEASLDVQYLMSAGANISTWVYSSPGDSGAGCWSVSGRHQFRPTFPASSPYVTTVGGTSFQEPFLITKEIVDYISGGGFSNVFPRPSYQEEAVTKFLSSSPHLPPSSYFNASGRAYPDVAALSDGYWVVSNSVPIPWVSGTSASTPVFGGLLSLINEHRILSGRPPLGFLNPRLYQQHGAGLFDVTRGCHESCLDEEVEGQGFCSGPGWDPVTGWGTPNFPALLKTLLNP
- the TPP1 gene encoding tripeptidyl-peptidase 1 isoform X1, translating into MTADLRKGRMGLQACLLALFALILSGKCSYSPEPDQRRTLPPGWVSLGRADPEEELSLTFALRQQNVERLLELVQAVSDPSSPQYGKYLTLENVADLVRPSPLTLHTVQKWLLAAGAQKCHSVITQDFLTCWLSIRQAELLLPGAEFHHYVGGPTETHVVRSPHPYQLPQALAPHVDFVGGLHRFPPTSSLRQRPEPQVTGTVGLHLGVTPSVIRKRYNLTSQDVGSGTSNNSQACAQFLEQYFHDSDLAQFMRLFGGNFAHQASVARVVGQQGRGRAGIEASLDVQYLMSAGANISTWVYSSPGRHEGQEPFLQWLMLLSNESALPHVHTVSYGDDEDSLSSAYIQRVNTELMKAAARGLTLLFASGDSGAGCWSVSGRHQFRPTFPASSPYVTTVGGTSFQEPFLITKEIVDYISGGGFSNVFPRPSYQEEAVTKFLSSSPHLPPSSYFNASGRAYPDVAALSDGYWVVSNSVPIPWVSGTSASTPVFGGLLSLINEHRILSGRPPLGFLNPRLYQQHGAGLFDVTRGCHESCLDEEVEGQGFCSGPGWDPVTGWGTPNFPALLKTLLNP